CGTCCATGGCTGACTCCAAAATGCGATGAAAAGGACCGTCCAAATTATACTGACGATCAACTGGCGGACCCCGACGCGCGTGGGTTTCCAACCGATGGCGGGATTTATGACTCCCCAAACGGTTTCCAGCCATTGCAGCAGGAAGGGTATGAAGATCAACGGCGGAATGAGGGAAGCGAATCCTGATATGGCGGAGAAGAGCAAATTGAAGGAAGTGTAGGTCAAAGCGCGGGCTCCCATCCGAATCCAATCGCCTCTTGTCTTGACCTGGGCCTGGTCCGGCGAAAGCTCCCTTTGACCCAGCCGCAGGTACGCATACACAATGCTCGCCGCCGATTGAAGCCAGCAAAGCGACCACAGCCACCAGCCAATGGGATCATATTCTCCTCTTCCGACCCAATAGGCGGCGGGAGCGGTGAGCGCAAGAACACCCGT
This portion of the Anaerolineales bacterium genome encodes:
- a CDS encoding YwiC-like family protein, producing the protein MRSLFKRHVALPQDHGSWVFILSPLLIGIFEGGTVRNSTLYLVIAAMSAFLMRQPLTVTVKALSGRRPAADLPAARFWVLVYGLISALALIGIILEGFGYILYLAVPGAPVYAWHLWLVSKRAERRQAGVEVIATGVLALTAPAAYWVGRGEYDPIGWWLWSLCWLQSAASIVYAYLRLGQRELSPDQAQVKTRGDWIRMGARALTYTSFNLLFSAISGFASLIPPLIFIPFLLQWLETVWGVINPAIGWKPTRVGVRQLIVSIIWTVLFIAFWSQPWTK